One Actinoplanes missouriensis 431 DNA segment encodes these proteins:
- a CDS encoding HIT family protein, whose protein sequence is MMDVDDYGGRVVGGAVTGPDWRDDRLGAAARGENPAVIARLRTGWAVLGDTQHLPGYTLLLYAGTADHLTDLPAPERLGFLADMSLLGEAVVAVLREQDPAFERLNYEILGNSWPHLHAHLHPRYAWEPQPWRRGPVWRYDPRVRAAPEHALGIRHDPLKHLIAAKLEELAGGR, encoded by the coding sequence ATGATGGACGTCGACGACTACGGTGGTCGCGTGGTGGGTGGGGCAGTGACGGGACCGGACTGGCGTGACGACCGGCTCGGGGCGGCCGCGCGGGGGGAGAACCCGGCGGTGATCGCCCGGCTGCGCACCGGCTGGGCGGTTCTGGGCGACACCCAGCACCTGCCCGGATACACCCTTCTGCTGTACGCCGGGACGGCGGACCACCTGACCGACCTGCCCGCGCCCGAGCGCCTCGGCTTTCTGGCCGACATGAGCCTGCTCGGCGAGGCCGTGGTCGCGGTGCTGCGGGAGCAGGACCCGGCGTTCGAGCGGCTCAACTACGAGATCCTGGGCAACTCGTGGCCGCACCTGCACGCCCACCTGCACCCCCGCTACGCCTGGGAGCCGCAGCCGTGGCGCCGCGGCCCGGTGTGGCGCTACGACCCGCGGGTCCGGGCAGCGCCGGAACACGCGCTCGGGATCCGGCACGATCCGCTCAAGCACCTGATCGCGGCGAAGCTGGAGGAACTGGCCGGCGGGCGCTAG
- a CDS encoding FAD-binding dehydrogenase → MDADVIVVGAGLAGLAAAHELTAAGKKVALLDQENAANLGGQAWWSFGGLFFVGSPEQRRARIADSVELAWADWQNSAGFDRLADEDSQAVKWARAYVEFAAGEKRAWLASLGMSWLPFAGWAERGDLRANGHGNSVPRFHITWGTGTGVVAPFAASAVRAAENGLLRLRSRHRVDALIVENGVVTGVRGVLLAPDDAARGVSSNRDVTGDFELRAQAVVVTTGGIGANHDLVREYWPQRLGTPPTTMITGVPAYVDGRMLAIAETAGARLVNRDRMWHYTEGVQNWNPVWPGHGIRILSAPSPMWFDALGRRLPAPYFPSYDTLGTLRHLRTTPEIAGYDHSWFILSQKMIEKEFALSGSEQNPDVTAADRRAFMKERLFGKGAPAPVEAFKQHGADFVVAATLEELVAGMNKLTDQPLLDAAAIRAQVEARDAQIANKVTKDAQIQGIHNSRRYLGDKIGRTSAPHRILDPAAGPLIGVKLHILTRKTLGGIQTDLDSRALDLAGAPLPGLYAAGEVAGFGGGGVHGYNALEGTFLGGCLFSGRNAGRHAARSL, encoded by the coding sequence GTGGACGCTGACGTGATCGTGGTGGGCGCCGGACTGGCCGGGCTGGCCGCCGCGCACGAGCTCACCGCCGCCGGCAAGAAGGTGGCGCTGCTCGACCAGGAGAACGCGGCGAACCTCGGCGGGCAGGCCTGGTGGTCGTTCGGCGGGCTGTTCTTCGTCGGCAGCCCCGAGCAGCGGCGCGCCCGGATCGCCGACAGCGTCGAGCTGGCCTGGGCCGACTGGCAGAACTCGGCCGGCTTCGACCGCCTCGCCGACGAGGACTCCCAGGCCGTGAAGTGGGCCCGGGCGTACGTCGAGTTCGCCGCCGGCGAGAAACGCGCCTGGCTCGCCTCGCTCGGGATGAGCTGGCTGCCGTTCGCCGGCTGGGCCGAGCGCGGCGACCTGCGCGCGAACGGCCACGGCAACTCGGTGCCGCGCTTCCACATCACCTGGGGCACCGGCACCGGCGTGGTCGCCCCGTTCGCCGCGTCCGCGGTCCGCGCCGCCGAGAACGGGCTGCTGCGGCTGCGGTCCCGGCACCGCGTCGACGCGCTGATCGTGGAGAACGGCGTGGTCACCGGGGTCCGCGGCGTGCTCCTCGCCCCCGACGACGCGGCCCGCGGCGTCAGCTCCAACCGCGACGTCACCGGCGACTTCGAGCTGCGCGCCCAGGCGGTCGTCGTCACCACCGGCGGGATCGGCGCCAACCACGACCTGGTCCGCGAGTACTGGCCGCAGCGCCTCGGCACCCCGCCCACCACGATGATCACCGGGGTGCCGGCGTACGTCGACGGCCGGATGCTCGCCATCGCCGAGACCGCCGGCGCCCGCCTGGTCAACCGGGACCGGATGTGGCACTACACCGAGGGCGTGCAGAACTGGAACCCGGTCTGGCCCGGCCACGGCATCCGGATCCTGTCCGCGCCGTCGCCGATGTGGTTCGACGCGCTCGGCCGGCGCCTGCCCGCGCCGTACTTCCCCAGCTACGACACCCTCGGCACGCTGCGGCACCTGCGCACCACCCCGGAGATCGCCGGGTACGACCACTCCTGGTTCATCCTCTCCCAGAAGATGATCGAGAAGGAGTTCGCGCTCTCCGGCTCCGAGCAGAACCCGGACGTCACCGCCGCCGACCGGCGCGCGTTCATGAAGGAGCGGCTCTTCGGCAAGGGCGCGCCGGCCCCGGTGGAGGCGTTCAAGCAGCACGGCGCCGACTTCGTGGTCGCGGCCACCCTGGAGGAACTCGTCGCCGGCATGAACAAGCTGACCGACCAGCCGCTGCTGGACGCGGCCGCGATCCGCGCGCAGGTCGAGGCCCGCGACGCGCAGATCGCCAACAAGGTCACCAAGGACGCCCAGATCCAGGGCATCCACAACTCCCGCCGCTACCTCGGCGACAAGATCGGGCGTACGTCGGCGCCGCACCGCATCCTGGACCCGGCGGCCGGCCCGCTGATCGGCGTGAAGCTGCACATCCTCACCCGCAAGACCCTCGGCGGCATCCAGACCGACCTGGACTCGCGCGCCCTCGACCTGGCCGGGGCGCCCCTGCCGGGCCTGTACGCGGCGGGCGAGGTGGCCGGTTTCGGCGGCGGCGGCGTGCACGGCTACAACGCCTTGGAGGGCACGTTCCTCGGCGGCTGCCTGTTCTCCGGCCGCAACGCGGGCCGCCACGCCGCCCGCTCCCTCTGA
- a CDS encoding IucA/IucC family protein encodes MPEPTAGPAQTRTELAALRPDLVAAYDAALPGAQAAIMRRLRLALDREPLPGITDKSDNFSQATDPVALAEHLWPGTGFVTELANSVANLALALANAAPRSDGTGEGPDALGRLEQSLVDGHPLHPCCRTRAGMTVADVLAYAPEHRPVIRLRRLRVPADRWYGTGMPILYAHPWQAPRLQARYPWLTSAGVTRPVRPLMSLRTVAPVSGGPHIKTAVDVQMTSAVRTVSPAAVHNGPILSAMLQKITADLPIDILAETAAGAVITEHGPDRRLAHLIRQAPTLGPGETAVPLGVLATSPALIRRAGDPYPLMERLGRVLFAPLARVLERGVALEAHGQNTLLVMRDGQPQRVLYRDLGGVRVHTGRIDAGDLTGDLPTGDLHELRAKLAAAAFGAVATQLIGAVDAEPDKLWQTLAAAMRADPSADTEALLTEPLPVKATTAMRLAADPLHDIWTYQQNPMAA; translated from the coding sequence GTGCCCGAACCCACCGCCGGACCCGCGCAGACCCGCACCGAGCTCGCCGCGCTGCGCCCCGACCTGGTGGCCGCCTACGACGCCGCCCTGCCCGGCGCGCAGGCCGCGATCATGCGCCGTCTCCGGCTCGCCCTCGACCGCGAGCCCTTGCCCGGCATAACCGATAAATCGGACAATTTTAGCCAGGCTACCGACCCGGTCGCGCTCGCCGAACACCTCTGGCCCGGCACCGGATTCGTCACCGAACTCGCCAACAGCGTCGCCAACCTCGCCCTCGCCCTCGCCAACGCCGCCCCCCGCAGCGACGGCACCGGCGAGGGACCCGACGCGCTCGGCCGGCTCGAACAATCCCTCGTCGACGGCCACCCCCTGCACCCCTGCTGCCGCACCCGCGCCGGCATGACCGTCGCCGACGTCCTCGCCTACGCCCCCGAGCACCGCCCGGTCATCCGGCTGCGCCGCCTGCGCGTGCCCGCCGACCGCTGGTACGGCACCGGCATGCCCATCCTCTACGCCCACCCCTGGCAGGCCCCCCGGCTGCAGGCCCGGTACCCGTGGCTGACCAGCGCCGGCGTCACCCGCCCGGTGCGCCCGCTGATGTCGCTGCGCACCGTCGCCCCGGTCAGCGGCGGCCCGCACATCAAGACCGCCGTCGACGTGCAGATGACCTCCGCCGTGCGCACCGTCTCCCCGGCCGCCGTCCACAACGGCCCGATCCTCTCCGCCATGCTCCAGAAGATCACCGCCGACCTGCCGATCGACATCCTCGCCGAGACCGCCGCCGGCGCCGTCATCACCGAACACGGACCCGACCGCCGCCTCGCCCACCTGATCCGCCAAGCCCCGACACTCGGCCCCGGCGAGACCGCCGTCCCCCTCGGCGTCCTCGCCACGTCACCAGCGCTGATCAGGCGCGCCGGTGACCCGTACCCGCTGATGGAAAGACTCGGCAGAGTGCTGTTCGCGCCGCTGGCGCGCGTGCTGGAACGCGGCGTCGCGCTCGAAGCCCACGGACAGAACACCCTGCTCGTGATGCGCGACGGCCAGCCGCAGCGGGTCCTCTACCGCGACCTCGGCGGCGTCCGCGTGCACACCGGCCGCATCGACGCCGGCGACCTGACCGGCGACCTGCCCACCGGCGACCTGCACGAACTACGCGCCAAACTCGCCGCGGCCGCCTTCGGCGCCGTCGCCACCCAGCTGATCGGCGCCGTCGACGCCGAACCCGACAAACTCTGGCAGACCCTCGCCGCCGCCATGCGCGCCGACCCGTCCGCCGACACCGAAGCCCTGCTCACCGAACCACTGCCGGTCAAGGCCACCACCGCGATGCGGCTCGCCGCCGACCCGCTCCACGACATCTGGACCTACCAGCAGAACCCGATGGCGGCGTGA
- a CDS encoding IucA/IucC family protein: MMIRSVSTGRLAAAAAHTEAALAVHAPHLVDGFLRSLPQAADTVGRRLRAALVREGLTPAVAGGHTYAFGRVEYPVAGVSDPVDLLAGIDNGPFAAEIRNAVINLAVALSRFTVQDQNHNPDLDAVRLERLAVAGHNLHPTGRTRLGWDAGDVLAHDLEAGHTTVGLVAVRDDHHLGDDLGAHLGLPAAPAGYRTQPVHAWQLDLVHHRYRDLFTDGVLRDLDGRLDAVPTAALRTLYLPQLGRYLKVSLDIQVTSTRRSISVASTRNGPALSDLLHRLVADDPDGHRLLLLAETGGAAVPAGSGRDLSAIARDGLTGRLGTGEHPVPGGALPAVDPTTGTTVIAGLVTASGLTPAAWLTAYTRLLLPPLLRLATRGVALEAHLQNCLPTFLGGHPHRLALRDFAGLRLHPGRLAAAGHHLDLWPGSVISTDDEDVLRAKLGYTALQAHLGELVIRLQQSHGLPEDHAWRLVRAVVDDTYDTLGGHPDHAYFIAPTIAHKALVRMRLATGGDIYLPVSNPLHG; the protein is encoded by the coding sequence ATGATGATTCGCAGTGTCAGCACCGGACGACTCGCCGCCGCGGCCGCGCACACCGAGGCCGCCCTCGCCGTGCACGCCCCCCACCTCGTCGACGGCTTCCTGCGCAGCCTGCCGCAGGCCGCCGACACCGTCGGCCGCCGGCTGCGCGCCGCCCTGGTCCGCGAAGGCCTCACCCCGGCCGTCGCCGGCGGCCACACCTACGCCTTCGGCCGCGTCGAATACCCGGTCGCCGGCGTCAGCGACCCGGTCGACCTGCTCGCCGGCATCGACAACGGCCCGTTCGCCGCCGAGATCCGCAACGCGGTGATCAACCTGGCCGTCGCCCTGTCCCGCTTCACCGTCCAAGATCAAAATCACAATCCGGACCTCGACGCCGTACGCCTGGAACGCCTCGCCGTCGCCGGCCACAACCTGCACCCCACCGGCCGCACCCGGCTCGGCTGGGACGCCGGCGACGTCCTCGCCCACGACCTCGAAGCCGGCCACACCACCGTCGGCCTCGTCGCCGTCCGCGACGACCACCACCTCGGCGACGACCTCGGCGCCCACCTCGGCCTGCCCGCCGCCCCCGCCGGATACCGCACCCAGCCCGTCCACGCCTGGCAACTCGACCTCGTCCACCACCGCTACCGCGACCTGTTCACCGACGGCGTGCTACGCGACCTCGACGGCCGGCTCGACGCCGTGCCCACCGCCGCCCTGCGCACCCTCTACCTGCCCCAACTCGGCCGCTATCTCAAGGTGTCCCTCGACATCCAGGTCACCTCCACCCGCCGCAGCATCAGCGTCGCCAGCACCCGCAACGGCCCCGCCCTCTCCGACCTGCTGCACCGCCTCGTCGCCGACGACCCCGACGGCCACCGGCTACTGCTGCTCGCCGAGACCGGCGGCGCCGCCGTCCCCGCCGGCAGCGGACGCGACCTGTCCGCCATCGCCCGCGACGGCCTCACCGGACGACTCGGCACCGGCGAACACCCCGTACCCGGAGGCGCCCTCCCCGCCGTCGACCCCACCACCGGAACCACCGTCATCGCCGGACTCGTCACCGCCTCCGGCCTCACCCCGGCCGCCTGGCTCACCGCCTACACCCGGCTGCTGCTACCCCCGCTGCTGCGCCTCGCCACCCGCGGCGTCGCCCTCGAAGCCCACCTGCAGAACTGCCTGCCCACCTTCCTCGGCGGACACCCCCACCGCCTCGCCCTGCGCGACTTCGCCGGCCTGCGCCTGCACCCCGGCCGCCTCGCCGCCGCCGGCCACCACCTCGACCTCTGGCCCGGCTCCGTCATCAGCACCGACGACGAGGACGTGCTGCGCGCCAAACTCGGCTACACCGCCCTGCAGGCCCACCTCGGCGAACTCGTCATCCGCCTGCAGCAATCCCACGGCCTGCCCGAGGACCACGCCTGGCGCCTCGTCCGCGCCGTCGTCGACGACACCTACGACACCCTCGGCGGCCACCCCGACCACGCCTACTTCATCGCCCCCACCATCGCCCACAAAGCCCTCGTCCGGATGCGCCTCGCCACCGGCGGCGACATCTACCTCCCGGTCAGCAACCCCCTGCATGGCTGA
- a CDS encoding type III PLP-dependent enzyme domain-containing protein yields MAELPAPVTAALRRLPAPACAYVYDTASLVTRANRLRAALPPNTSFLYAVKANGHPGVVTALAGAADGLEVASGGELALAVAAGARRIVVGGPAKTDTELAAAVRAGALINVESAHEMRRMAGLGLTADICVRVNRAGTALHGSHAMTGVPTPFGVDEAQLPGLLADVPDGLRVIGFHLHAVSNNLDGPAHAAFLRDALDWSVRIAARHQVGLRVVNAGGGFGVDYETQASMDVTALSDVSVPAGVELLLEPGRWLTADAGWYAAEVLDLKTTHGRTFAVLRGGTHHFRLPAAWGYSHPFTVLPVDDWNRTYPRPAVTDTPIDAVGELCTPRDVLTRGQHVTRLRAGDLLVFGRAGAYGWDISHHDFLRHDPPEFVILPS; encoded by the coding sequence ATGGCTGAGCTCCCCGCCCCCGTCACCGCCGCGCTGCGCCGCCTGCCGGCACCCGCCTGCGCCTACGTCTACGACACCGCGTCCCTGGTCACCCGCGCGAACCGGCTGCGAGCCGCCCTACCCCCCAACACCTCCTTCCTGTACGCCGTGAAAGCCAACGGACACCCCGGCGTCGTCACCGCCCTGGCCGGCGCGGCCGACGGCCTGGAAGTGGCCTCCGGCGGCGAACTCGCCCTCGCCGTGGCCGCCGGCGCCCGCCGCATCGTCGTCGGCGGACCCGCCAAGACCGACACCGAACTCGCCGCCGCCGTCCGCGCCGGAGCCCTCATCAACGTCGAGAGCGCCCACGAGATGCGCCGCATGGCCGGACTCGGCCTGACCGCCGACATCTGCGTGCGCGTCAACCGGGCCGGCACCGCCCTGCACGGCAGCCACGCCATGACCGGCGTACCCACCCCGTTCGGCGTCGACGAAGCCCAACTGCCCGGCCTGCTCGCCGACGTACCCGACGGGCTGCGCGTCATCGGCTTCCACCTGCACGCCGTCTCCAACAACCTCGACGGACCCGCGCACGCCGCCTTCCTGCGCGACGCCCTGGACTGGTCGGTCCGCATCGCCGCCCGCCACCAGGTCGGACTGCGCGTGGTCAACGCGGGCGGCGGATTCGGCGTCGACTACGAAACCCAGGCCTCCATGGACGTCACAGCCCTGTCGGATGTCTCCGTCCCCGCCGGCGTGGAACTCCTGCTCGAACCCGGCCGCTGGCTCACCGCCGACGCCGGCTGGTACGCCGCCGAAGTCCTCGACCTCAAAACCACCCACGGCCGCACCTTCGCCGTCCTGCGCGGCGGCACCCACCACTTCCGGCTCCCCGCCGCCTGGGGATACAGCCACCCCTTCACCGTCCTGCCCGTCGACGACTGGAACCGCACCTACCCCCGCCCCGCCGTCACCGACACCCCGATCGACGCCGTCGGCGAACTCTGCACCCCCCGCGACGTCCTCACCCGAGGCCAGCACGTCACCCGGCTCCGCGCCGGCGACCTGCTGGTCTTCGGCCGCGCCGGCGCCTACGGCTGGGACATCTCCCACCACGACTTCCTGCGCCACGACCCCCCGGAGTTCGTCATCCTCCCGAGCTGA
- a CDS encoding class I SAM-dependent methyltransferase, whose amino-acid sequence MAGMDVRYDELLDPLRQAYDARAAWRDQTTKQPWKLAERQAFRDHLAPGARLLEVGAGTGQDSAYFQQHGLTVVAADLSPAMVEHCRAKGLDAHVMDFLHLDVPPASFDAVYAMNCLLHVPNHDLPAVLTSLRSVLRPGGLFFVGVYGGAQSTEGPLADDQHDPPRFFSMRTDAQLLGFAGAAGFDVVDFHPVDAGNGFRFQSLTLRRPAPGS is encoded by the coding sequence ATCGCCGGCATGGATGTCCGATACGACGAGTTGCTCGATCCGCTGCGGCAGGCCTACGACGCCCGCGCCGCCTGGCGTGACCAGACCACCAAGCAACCGTGGAAACTCGCCGAACGCCAAGCCTTCCGCGACCACCTCGCCCCCGGCGCCCGGCTGCTCGAAGTCGGCGCCGGCACCGGGCAGGACAGCGCCTACTTCCAGCAGCACGGCCTCACCGTCGTCGCCGCCGACCTGTCACCGGCCATGGTCGAGCACTGCCGCGCCAAAGGCCTCGACGCCCACGTCATGGACTTCCTGCACCTCGACGTCCCGCCCGCCTCGTTCGACGCCGTCTACGCGATGAACTGCCTGCTGCACGTCCCCAACCACGACCTGCCCGCCGTGCTCACCTCCCTGCGATCCGTCCTGCGCCCCGGCGGCCTCTTCTTCGTCGGCGTCTACGGCGGCGCCCAGAGCACCGAAGGACCCCTCGCCGACGACCAGCACGACCCGCCCCGGTTCTTCTCCATGCGCACCGACGCGCAGCTGCTCGGCTTCGCCGGGGCCGCAGGGTTCGACGTGGTCGACTTCCACCCGGTCGACGCCGGTAATGGATTCCGGTTCCAGTCGCTGACCCTGCGGCGCCCGGCCCCCGGTTCCTAG
- a CDS encoding dienelactone hydrolase family protein: MEFSSERRLDDGGVVERAFTLGDIPGFLWTPEAAGTAPLILAGHPGDLTRMYPRLQARGRHAAAAGYATATIELPGGGARPRSAVAEQARADLRRALAAGEPVSDDVVDRLVLPLVEAAVPEWRAALDALLGVPGIGGPVGYSGGIISIGVRLALVEPRIAAAVLFAGSYVPRSIVEEARRVTIPLLVLLQWDDENNDRQMALDLFDALGSAEKTLHANMGGHTGVPQHAGDDAARFFDRHLRD, encoded by the coding sequence ATGGAATTCAGTTCTGAGCGGCGTCTCGACGACGGTGGTGTTGTCGAGCGCGCCTTCACCCTGGGCGACATCCCGGGCTTCCTGTGGACGCCCGAGGCGGCCGGGACGGCGCCGCTGATCCTGGCCGGTCATCCCGGCGATCTGACCCGGATGTATCCGCGTCTGCAGGCCCGGGGCCGGCACGCCGCGGCGGCCGGGTACGCCACGGCGACGATCGAGTTGCCGGGCGGCGGGGCACGGCCGCGGTCGGCCGTCGCCGAGCAGGCCCGCGCCGACCTGCGGCGGGCCCTCGCCGCGGGTGAGCCGGTCAGCGACGACGTGGTCGACCGGCTGGTTCTGCCGCTGGTCGAGGCGGCGGTCCCGGAGTGGCGGGCCGCGCTGGACGCGCTGCTCGGCGTCCCCGGCATCGGCGGTCCGGTCGGCTACTCGGGCGGGATCATCTCGATCGGGGTGCGGCTGGCGCTGGTCGAGCCGCGGATCGCGGCGGCGGTGTTGTTCGCCGGTAGTTACGTGCCGCGGTCGATCGTCGAGGAGGCCCGGCGGGTGACGATTCCGCTGCTGGTGCTGCTGCAGTGGGACGACGAGAACAACGACCGGCAGATGGCCCTGGACCTGTTCGACGCTTTGGGGTCGGCGGAGAAGACGCTGCACGCCAACATGGGCGGGCACACCGGGGTCCCGCAGCACGCAGGTGACGACGCGGCCCGGTTCTTCGACCGTCACCTGCGCGACTAG
- a CDS encoding class I SAM-dependent methyltransferase has translation MSGDVRRLAAGYLRDGDPTGWFEPLYAEAGAGGAAVPWDVPEASAHLRAYPLPPGEGRRALVVGCGPGRDAEHIAAAGYATTAFDISPTAIELARSRHPDTAVDYVVADLLDPPGEWRRAFDLVLESNNVQALPASIRAAAIPAVGTFVAPGGTLLVLAAAAVTGDADGPPWPLSRDEVDAFAGDGLTIVSVERTAAPGSPLHSRWRAVLTR, from the coding sequence GTGAGCGGTGACGTGCGGCGGCTGGCGGCCGGCTATCTGCGGGACGGGGATCCGACCGGGTGGTTCGAGCCGCTCTACGCCGAGGCGGGCGCCGGCGGGGCCGCGGTGCCGTGGGACGTGCCCGAGGCCAGCGCCCACCTGCGCGCCTACCCCCTGCCGCCGGGTGAGGGACGGCGCGCGCTGGTGGTGGGCTGCGGGCCGGGGCGCGACGCCGAGCACATCGCGGCCGCGGGGTACGCGACGACCGCTTTCGACATCTCCCCGACGGCCATCGAGCTGGCCCGGTCCCGGCACCCGGACACGGCCGTCGACTACGTGGTGGCCGACCTGCTGGACCCGCCGGGGGAGTGGCGCCGCGCCTTCGACCTGGTGCTGGAGAGCAACAACGTGCAGGCCCTGCCCGCCTCGATCCGGGCCGCGGCGATTCCGGCGGTGGGCACGTTCGTGGCGCCCGGGGGTACCTTGCTGGTGCTCGCGGCGGCGGCGGTCACCGGCGACGCGGACGGGCCGCCGTGGCCGCTGAGCCGGGACGAGGTCGACGCGTTCGCCGGGGACGGTCTGACGATCGTCTCGGTGGAGCGGACGGCCGCTCCGGGTTCGCCGTTGCACTCCCGGTGGCGGGCCGTGCTGACCCGGTGA
- a CDS encoding peptide deformylase, producing MTVRPIRIFGDPVLRTPADPVTSFDAELRALVRDLEDSVREPGRAGVAGPQIGVSLRVFSYNVGGVVGHMVNPVLSDFDGTQTEEEGCLSLPGLGFETTRAMRVTATGFDLNGEPLVIHGEGFLARALQHETDHLDGRLYVDTLTGDVRRQALRELRRVVPR from the coding sequence ATGACAGTTCGGCCTATCCGCATCTTCGGTGACCCGGTCCTGCGCACGCCCGCCGACCCGGTCACCAGCTTCGACGCAGAGCTGCGCGCGCTGGTCCGCGACCTGGAGGACTCGGTCCGCGAGCCCGGCCGGGCCGGTGTCGCCGGTCCGCAGATCGGGGTCAGCCTGCGGGTCTTCTCCTACAACGTGGGCGGCGTGGTGGGGCACATGGTCAACCCGGTGCTCAGCGACTTCGACGGGACCCAGACCGAGGAGGAGGGCTGCCTGTCGCTGCCCGGCCTCGGGTTCGAGACGACCCGGGCGATGCGGGTGACGGCGACCGGTTTCGACCTCAACGGGGAGCCCCTGGTGATCCACGGGGAGGGGTTCCTGGCGCGGGCCCTGCAGCATGAGACGGATCATCTGGACGGGCGGCTCTATGTCGACACGCTGACCGGTGACGTGCGGCGGCAGGCGCTGCGGGAGCTGCGCCGGGTGGTGCCGCGGTGA
- a CDS encoding sigma-70 family RNA polymerase sigma factor: protein MLELLERPQVRTAVRPAIRIRVIPPAATRRADFERFARRFLTRLHSSAYQLCRDWHLAQDLAQTTLTKLFQSWDRASYSDNLPAYAQKILLRVYLDHRRRRSSTETASGSFREPAYEINPDLRLDLLGAMSRLPARDRTIVALRYFADHSVEQVAEELGVPVNVVKSQTRRSLIKLRQILGGDRPAIVA, encoded by the coding sequence ATGCTTGAGCTGCTCGAGAGGCCACAAGTCAGGACGGCCGTGCGGCCCGCGATCCGGATCCGGGTGATCCCACCGGCGGCCACCCGGCGCGCCGATTTCGAGCGGTTCGCGCGGAGGTTCCTGACCCGGTTGCACAGCAGCGCCTACCAGCTCTGCCGCGACTGGCATCTCGCCCAGGACCTGGCGCAGACCACGCTCACCAAGCTCTTCCAGAGCTGGGACCGGGCCAGCTACAGCGACAACCTCCCGGCGTACGCCCAGAAGATCCTCCTCCGGGTCTACCTGGACCACCGGCGCCGCCGCAGCTCCACCGAGACGGCGTCCGGCTCGTTCCGGGAACCCGCCTACGAGATCAACCCGGATCTGCGGCTGGATCTGCTCGGCGCGATGTCGCGGTTGCCGGCCCGGGACCGCACCATCGTGGCGCTGCGCTACTTCGCCGACCACAGCGTGGAACAGGTCGCCGAGGAGCTCGGCGTGCCGGTCAACGTCGTCAAGAGCCAGACCCGCCGCTCTCTGATCAAGCTGCGGCAGATCCTCGGCGGCGATCGCCCGGCCATCGTCGCGTAA
- a CDS encoding chorismate-binding protein, which translates to MSADAGCVMVGGELGAPSPVPDVPDVYAVVYQHNSKSQEKSGGGADRSDGWWFDSRQLGPWQPGPGAEQPGSWQPGSWQPGSWRLGSWRLGEWRESWSRDEHARAVTAVREAIGRGDVYQVNVVGHASAAYTGDPGPALRRVAALPGARYGGVLTGDGWALATASPETLVEVRDGRVITRPIKGTRPATPQGLRELLGSAKERAEHVMIVDLERNDLARLPGTGPVAVDELFAVRQWCGLWQAESVVSAPLAGEVGLADLLRAVCPGGSVTGAPKLAALSRIAALEPVGRGVSMGAVGWIGHDHLDLGLSIRTVAVDGSRVHAWAGGGITADSDPIAEVDEAAAKAGPLRAALAS; encoded by the coding sequence GTGTCCGCTGACGCCGGATGCGTGATGGTCGGTGGGGAGCTCGGGGCACCCTCTCCGGTGCCCGATGTTCCGGATGTTTATGCGGTCGTCTACCAACATAACTCGAAAAGTCAGGAGAAATCGGGCGGCGGGGCGGATCGGTCAGACGGTTGGTGGTTCGACTCGCGGCAGCTCGGGCCGTGGCAGCCGGGGCCCGGGGCCGAGCAGCCCGGGTCGTGGCAGCCCGGGTCGTGGCAGCCCGGGTCGTGGCGGCTCGGGTCGTGGCGGCTCGGCGAGTGGCGGGAGAGCTGGAGCCGGGACGAGCACGCCCGGGCGGTCACCGCGGTCCGGGAGGCGATCGGGCGCGGCGACGTCTACCAGGTCAACGTCGTCGGACACGCGTCGGCGGCGTACACCGGGGACCCCGGTCCGGCGCTGCGGCGGGTCGCGGCACTGCCCGGCGCCCGGTACGGCGGGGTGCTCACCGGCGACGGCTGGGCCCTCGCGACGGCGTCGCCGGAGACCCTCGTGGAGGTCCGGGACGGGCGGGTGATCACCCGGCCGATCAAGGGGACGCGCCCGGCCACCCCGCAGGGGCTGCGGGAGCTGCTCGGCTCGGCCAAGGAGCGGGCCGAGCACGTGATGATCGTCGACCTGGAGCGCAACGACCTGGCCCGTCTGCCGGGGACTGGGCCGGTTGCCGTGGACGAGCTTTTCGCCGTACGGCAATGGTGTGGGTTGTGGCAGGCGGAATCGGTCGTCAGTGCGCCCCTCGCCGGCGAGGTCGGCCTCGCCGACCTGCTGCGTGCCGTCTGCCCGGGAGGCAGCGTGACCGGGGCGCCCAAGCTCGCCGCGTTGTCCCGGATCGCCGCGCTGGAGCCGGTGGGCCGGGGCGTGAGCATGGGCGCGGTGGGCTGGATCGGACACGACCACCTGGACCTGGGGCTGAGCATCCGGACCGTCGCGGTGGACGGCAGCCGGGTGCACGCCTGGGCCGGCGGCGGCATCACGGCCGACAGCGACCCGATCGCCGAGGTCGACGAGGCGGCCGCGAAGGCGGGTCCGCTGCGCGCGGCGCTCGCCTCATAG